GCACGCCAGGGGCGCCCGGCACGTCGCGATCAATCCCGACGCATGGCATATCGAGCGTTGCAAGCGCGGCGTTGAAATCCTTGTGTGAATTGTCGCCAGCGAACAGCAGCAATCCATCCATTCGTCGCCTGCGAACGGCCGACACGAATGCCGTTTCGCGCGCCTCTTCGTGCCGCGTGGCGCCGAGCATCAGCACGTAGCCGGCGCGCTGGAGTTCCTCCTCGGCAGCGTTGACCATGTCGCTGTAGAGCGGATTGGAGAGGTCGGACACCATGCAGCCGACCGTGTTGGTGGCTCGCGAACGTAGCGCCTGCGCCGCCGAGTGGGGTTCGAACCCCAAACGGCTGACGACGCGCATGATGCGGGTGTGCAATTCGGGGCTGATATGAGGACCGCCATTGAGCACCCGGCTAACGCTACTGACCGACACGCCGGCCTCCGCCGCTACATCACGGATGGTCGGTCGCGCCGGCGAGGTTCTCTGAGCCCTGGACATCTGTACGTCTTGCACCTCATCCCGCTCGATTCTGCAAAAACTTTCCGACGACGCCAAGTCGACGCAGCTTCGTCGTCCGACATGGAAATCGCAACTATTGAATATCGTTATTTTACATATAATCTAGTAACATAAATATGTTAATGAAAATAATGTTGCGATATTGAAAACGTTTCCAGAGTGGTGTAGGGCTGTGAAAACGAGGAAACGACAACTGGAGGCTGGCGATGGCAGGTCGCGTTGTCCGTCTTGCATCAAGCTGCTCGCTGCTGCTGACTGCGCTATGGCCTGCAACGCCATCGGCAGCAGAGAAGAAGTACGATCCCGGCGTATCCGACACTGAGATCAGGATCGGCAACATTATGCCGTATAGCGGGCCGGTTTCGGCCTATGGCGTGATTGGCAAGGTTGAGGCGGCCTACTTCAGCAAGATCAACGCCGAGGGTGGCATCAACGGCCGCAAGATCAACTTCATCAGCTATGACGATAGCGGAAGCCCGCCGAAAACGGTGGAGCAGGCGCGCAAGCTGGTCGAGAGCGACGAGGT
This region of Bradyrhizobium sp. CCGUVB1N3 genomic DNA includes:
- a CDS encoding LacI family DNA-binding transcriptional regulator, which produces MASSESFCRIERDEVQDVQMSRAQRTSPARPTIRDVAAEAGVSVSSVSRVLNGGPHISPELHTRIMRVVSRLGFEPHSAAQALRSRATNTVGCMVSDLSNPLYSDMVNAAEEELQRAGYVLMLGATRHEEARETAFVSAVRRRRMDGLLLFAGDNSHKDFNAALATLDMPCVGIDRDVPGAPGVRADHRGGGLEVTRYLIGLGHRRIALLTAPATLLPSTERLAGYRQAHAEAGLEVDPDLVRPQTHGSSIAFSDVCQLLQSPNRPTAIITLGTHMLAGVMEALASNAIRYPHDISLVCVGDTDLARHATPAISSLTWDLNEMGRTAAKILLAKIRDGDKAPDVRPIHLPTRFLLRHSCAEPPSL